One Etheostoma spectabile isolate EspeVRDwgs_2016 chromosome 12, UIUC_Espe_1.0, whole genome shotgun sequence genomic window carries:
- the c8a gene encoding complement component C8 alpha chain: MEIFVHLLLTLCTLHLSVNFNPVVNASRRPWTTADSSWAGLRRARAVNRPIPINCNLGSWSSWTSCNSCTDKKVHFRYMVKPSQFGGTECIGTLWEKLACPTVTTPCMVTDYCGESFTCKETGRCISQSLRCNGESDCDDFSDEEGCEVFTRRDDKCSTLLPIPGAERGTQGYNVLSGDFVDHVLDPGYFGGMCEYVYNGEWRKFTYDAFCENLHYNEDEKNYRKPYNYHTYRFVAQATSEGSHEYYEDTASLLDASKTMGSSSAGVTVGVSNVEVGLSGSSEFEFFKNITQHKSQDLGFIRLWSKVKTALFKMRSNKLMLHEDFYVSLMELPEQYDFGSCSHFFRTFGTHYVTEGIMGGTLEYVVVVNKTSMAKSNINSEQIGGCIGASIGLSESLTKTSSANLKVSGEHCEKTGTYDKGSSSSSSVIEDIYTLVKGGVTHSSSGLLAIRNNDTYKNWGATLKYNPTLIEYETMPIYELVRFSTVADHVGARLANLERGWDEYQQQFDPCRCAPCRHNGIPVLMGTSCKCICKSGFSGEACEETLRRDTKTDGSWSCWGAWSSCGSGRKTRTRTCNNPAPDGGGATCLGSSSQTRRC, encoded by the exons ATGGAGATATTTGTTCATTTACTCTTGACTTTATGCACACTGCATCTGTCGGTCAATTTTAACCCAGTTGTGAATGCATCCAGGAGGCCATGGACAACTGCTGATAGCAG TTGGGCTGGGCTGAGGAGGGCCAGAGCTGTAAACAGGCCAATACCCATCAACTGTAATTTGGGGAGCTGGTCATCTTGGACTTCTTGTAACTCTTGCACAGACAAAAAG GTCCATTTCCGATACATGGTGAAACCCTCACAGTTTGGTGGCACAGAGTGCATTGGGACACTGTGGGAGAAGCTGGCATGTCCAACAGTAACAACACCGTGTATGGTGACAGATTACTGTGGAGAGAGCTTTACCTGCAAGGAAACAG GGCGCTGCATCAGCCAGTCCCTTCGCTGTAATGGAGAGTCAGACTGTGATGATTTCTCTGATGAAGAGGGCTGTGAAGTCTTCACCCGGCGAGATGACAAGTGTTCCACTCTACTGCCAATCCCTGGTGCTGAACGTGGCACTCAGGG CTACAACGTCTTGAGTGGAGACTTTGTGGATCATGTACTTGACCCGGGTTACTTTGGAGGAATGTGTGAATATGTCTATAATGGCGAATGGCGGAAATTTACCTATGATGCTTTCTGCGAAAACCTGCACTATAATGAAGATGAGAAGAACTACAGGAAACCTTACAACTACCACACCTACCGCTTTGTG GCTCAAGCTACGTCCGAGGGCTCTCACGAATACTATGAAGATACAGCGAGCCTTCTTGATGCAAGTAAAACCATGGGTTCTTCCAGTGCCGGAGTCACAGTTGGGGTCAGTAACGTGGAAGTGGGGCTGAGTGGAAGTAGTGAATTTGAGTTTTTCAAGAACATAACACAGCATAAAAGCCAG gACCTCGGGTTCATTAGGCTTTGGTCTAAAGTGAAAACAGCCCTCTTCAAAATGAGAAGTAATAAGCTGATGCTTCATGAAGATTTCTACGTTTCGCTCATGGAGCTCCCTGAGCAGTACGACTTTGGGAGTTGCTCCCACTTCTTCCGCACATTTGGCACCCACTATGTCACAGAGGGAATTATGGGAGGAACCCTTGAGTATGTTGTGGTTGTCAACAAAACATCTATGGCGAAATCAA ATATTAACAGTGAACAAATTGGTGGCTGCATTGGTGCCTCTATTGGTTTGAGCGAATCCTTGACAAAAACTAGCTCAGCAAATCTCAAAGTGAGTGGCGAGCATTGCGAAAAAACAGGAACGTATGATAAAG gctCGAGCTCTAGTTCATCTGTGATTGAGGACATTTATACTCTAGTGAAGGGGGGAgtcacacacagcagcagtggCCTGTTGGCTATCAGGAACAATGACACCTACAAAAACTGGGGAGCGACCCTCAAATACAACCCAACACTCATCGAATATGAG ACAATGCCAATTTATGAGCTAGTGCGCTTCAGCACAGTGGCTGACCATGTAGGTGCGAGACTGGCCAACTTGGAGAGAGGCTGGGATGAGTACCAGCAGCAGTTTGACCCCTGTCGCTGCGCCCCCTGCAGGCACAACGGCATCCCTGTCCTCATGGGTACCTCCTGTAAGTGCATCTGTAAGTCAGGCTTCTCGGGAGAGGCCTGTGAAGAGACTCTCAGACGAG ATACCAAGACAGATGGGTCGTGGTCGTGCTGGGGGGCCTGGTCTTCCTGTGGATCGGGGAGGAAGACTCGGACCAGAACCTGTAACAATCCTGCACCTGATGGGGGCGGAGCAACCTGCCTGGGCTCCTCCTCTCAGACTCGGCGCTGTTAA